CACCTGAAGCCAATCGATCCGGCGCGGCGCCTGGCTGTCCCCGCAGAACGTCCGCCGCCAGTGGCGCCAAGCCCGCGCCGACAGCGGCCTCGAATGGGTCACCCCACATCCCTTCCGCAAGACGGTCGCCACTCTCATCGACAAGGAGGCCGACGCCAAGAGCGCCTCCGCCCAGCTCGGGCACGCCAGCGAGGACGTCACCAACACGTACTACATCGTCAAAACCGCCCTCGCCCCGGACAGCTCCCACATCCTCGAACAGCTCGGCGCCAGCCCGATGACAACCGGCCCCGAACGCCGCGATCATGGGCCGTCCCGGGCAACGTAGCCCCCCACAAACGACTGACACCCCACAGTACGGACAGGCCCACTCGGCCCGACGAACGTGGTCGCCGGCAGGCGTTTGTGGGGGTTTTCGGGGGATGATTCAAAATCGCATAGACAAGCATCAGGCCCCGGCCAGCGTTATCCCTGGTCAGGGCCTGATGCTTGCAGACCGACTGGATTCGAACCAGCGTCCCCCCTTCTGAGAAAAGGGTGCGACGACCTCTGCGCTACGGCCCGCTCGGAGCGCAGTCTAGGCGAGGAGGCAGGTGGTGAACCGACCGGAATCGAACCGGCGTCCTTCCGATCCTCTGGAGCCGGACGCGACGACCTCTGCGCTACGGTCCACCGCGCTACATCCTGGCCGACCGAACCTCGAACAGGAAGCGCTCCACGCCGGCCCGCCCGCGAGGTGCCGCCGGTTAGGAAGGGCCCCTTTATCTACAGAAAACGATAAGCGGGGGCCCTTCCTTACATGTCTGCGTCAGGCGCGGCAGGAGGCGAGTGCGGCGACGACACCGACGCCGGGCTTGCGTAGCGGCAGCCGGGTCGACGCCCAGGGGCACCGGGGCACCGTCACGTCGTAGACGCCCCGGCCGAACGTGGCGGCGGTCAGCTGGCGGGTCGGTTCGTGGTACCGCAGGTACATCACGGCCGCGTTCGGCAGGTTCGCACCCAGCGCAGCCCATTCGCCGCCGTTCCAGGCCGAGATGTAGACGCCGACGTCCGTGCCGACCACGAGCAGGCCGTCGGAGGTCGGGATCACCGAGTTCACCGGTGCGTCCGGCAACCCACGGCCGATGTCCGTCCAGTTCCGGCCGCCGTCCTGGGTCACCATGACGTGTGGGCGGTCGCTGCCGGACCGGAAGGCGGAGAAGGTGGCGTACGCGATGTCCTTGTTCGTCGGATGCACCGCCACCCGGGTCACCCAGGTACCGGGCAACTCCGCCGGAGCGACCTGGTTCCAGTTCACCCCGAGGTCGTCGGTCCACCACAGCCGGCCGTCGTCGGTGCCGACGTAGAGCTTGTTGCCGTCGGCCGGCGCCGCCGCGATCGTGGTGATCGTGCCCCAGGGGTAGCCGGACGGATCGTTGGGTCCACCGCCGGTCAGGTCCGGGCTGATCGCCGTCCAGGTACGGCCGTTGTCGGTCGACCGGTTGACGATGTTGCCGGCGTAGTACATGACGTTGGGGTCGGACGGGTCGAACTGGAGCGGCGTCAGCCAGTTGCGCCGCTGCGAGGTGGTCTGGCCCGTGCCGATGGTCTGCCTCGGGGTGCCGCCGCTGTTCTCCGAGCGGTAGCAGGAGCCGTACTGGCTGCATCCGAAGACGATGTTCGACTGCTCGGGATGGATGATCACCTGGAGTCCGTCACCGCAGCCGATGGACTCCCACGGGCCGCCCGGACCGTTGTAGCCCCGGTTGCAGCCGTTGTCCTGGGCACCGGCGACCTTCAGTGACGGATCGGTCTGTGCGACGTCCACCGTGTAGAACTGGGTGTACGGCTCGTACGTGGCCTTGGCCCAGCCGCCCGCGACCCCGTTGACGTCCGAGCGGTACATGCCACCGTCGTTGCCGAGGTAGGCCCGGTCGGGGACCTTGGGGTCCCAGCGCATCACGTGCTGGTCGGCATGCACGCCGCCGACCGAGGAGAAACTCTGCGCGCCGTCGGTCGAGCGCCCCAGGTTCACCCCGGCGAGGAAGACGTGGTCGGCGTCCTTCGGGTCCACCCAGAGCTTGCCGAACCACCAACTGAAGGTGGACTGCGAGGCCTGGTTCGCGGTGACCGGAGTCTGGGTCCAGTTGTCGCCCCCGTCGTCGGAGCGGTAGAAGCCCCGGAACGGGCCGATGGCGGTGCCGACGTAGGCGTACAGCCGCTTCGGGTCTCCCGGGGCGAGCGCCAGTCCCCAGCGGCCCTGGTCGGCGTCGGTCGGCAGCCCGTTCGTCATCCGCTGCCAGGTCCGGCCGCCGTCGTCGGAGCGCCAGAGGCTGGAGCCGGGCCCGCCGTAC
The nucleotide sequence above comes from Plantactinospora soyae. Encoded proteins:
- a CDS encoding WD40/YVTN/BNR-like repeat-containing protein — translated: MKVRLFRHRPGTAVTATLALLAVGALAASNSPNRGQQANAKESLTTTTPTGPMELPAEWMTSQRLSDGSRELSAAKYVKARGEANGIFGRTRGAYRDLANRKWNFFGPVDIGGRVVDIAIDPKVDDQLFIAAASGGVWKSRDAGMTYESVWPQDWVQSMGAVAMTSAGVLFAGTGEAQPGGGSITFGGDGVYRSVNRGRTWQRVGLKDSHAIARFAIDPSNERRIFAAAAGNLFKPGGERGVYLSENGGSSWRRVLTPPNSTTGATEVIIDPTNPKRMYAALWDHLREPHQRTYGGPGSSLWRSDDGGRTWQRMTNGLPTDADQGRWGLALAPGDPKRLYAYVGTAIGPFRGFYRSDDGGDNWTQTPVTANQASQSTFSWWFGKLWVDPKDADHVFLAGVNLGRSTDGAQSFSSVGGVHADQHVMRWDPKVPDRAYLGNDGGMYRSDVNGVAGGWAKATYEPYTQFYTVDVAQTDPSLKVAGAQDNGCNRGYNGPGGPWESIGCGDGLQVIIHPEQSNIVFGCSQYGSCYRSENSGGTPRQTIGTGQTTSQRRNWLTPLQFDPSDPNVMYYAGNIVNRSTDNGRTWTAISPDLTGGGPNDPSGYPWGTITTIAAAPADGNKLYVGTDDGRLWWTDDLGVNWNQVAPAELPGTWVTRVAVHPTNKDIAYATFSAFRSGSDRPHVMVTQDGGRNWTDIGRGLPDAPVNSVIPTSDGLLVVGTDVGVYISAWNGGEWAALGANLPNAAVMYLRYHEPTRQLTAATFGRGVYDVTVPRCPWASTRLPLRKPGVGVVAALASCRA